GACCAatcacctccacctcccctTCGGCGGCTGATACCAACTCCAaatattcaacccaaccttttccccctcctcaaccGGAAACGCCGCATGCCACGTCTCCGGCCATCCACTCCCATCGGGCCTCACGTTCTCCCAAAACACCGCATTGCCCTTAATCGGCCGAAACGTAATCCCGCcttccctcttcgccgtctcatccTCACAATCCAAAAACTTACACCACTTGGGATCCTTCGGCTTGCGCAGCCGCGGGAAATTCGTCCCCCCACCTTTACATCCAGCGGCGAGATACACCATAAACGTGCTTATTCTGTCTCCGCCGCGCCCGCGCGCCGTGCCCGCCCAGTCGTAGTGGTGCACGTAGTGGCCTGTCACGTTGTATCGCTGCGCCCACATGCGCTCGATGTAGAGGTGCGGCTTCCAGCCCTGGAACGCGCGCGCGCGGTGCTCGATGCACCGGACTATATTGTCGCGGGGAAGGAGAGCGCGGTCGGAGAGACGCTTCGTCATGTCGGTTTTGGGGGAGTGGGCGTCTTCGGAGGAGGAGTAGAGGGTTGACGGGGTATAATTGGGGACGCTGCGTTTATTAACATGGTTAGTTTATAGCACAGGTCGAGTCAAAAGAATGAATGATTGGTTGGGTATCCGTATTAAGGAGGCAGGGGACGGCTGTGGCGCATACCTAACATTCACCAGATGGTCCGCCTCGT
The nucleotide sequence above comes from Aspergillus puulaauensis MK2 DNA, chromosome 3, nearly complete sequence. Encoded proteins:
- a CDS encoding oxidoreductase, 2OG-Fe(II) oxygenase family (COG:E;~EggNog:ENOG410PNBR;~InterPro:IPR006620,IPR005123;~PFAM:PF13640;~SECRETED:SignalP(1-32);~TransMembrane:1 (o6-24i);~go_function: GO:0005506 - iron ion binding [Evidence IEA];~go_function: GO:0016491 - oxidoreductase activity [Evidence IEA];~go_function: GO:0016705 - oxidoreductase activity, acting on paired donors, with incorporation or reduction of molecular oxygen [Evidence IEA];~go_function: GO:0031418 - L-ascorbic acid binding [Evidence IEA];~go_process: GO:0055114 - oxidation-reduction process [Evidence IEA]), which codes for MLNFSLSSLFYLIPLYFLVISPLLRQLFPADGTYYGSYDEEDVDEDTSLNLNHDILSIEDGTPFTCDSGSDAYRVHILSQAPLVIYIEGFLSGDEADHLVNVSVPNYTPSTLYSSSEDAHSPKTDMTKRLSDRALLPRDNIVRCIEHRARAFQGWKPHLYIERMWAQRYNVTGHYVHHYDWAGTARGRGGDRISTFMVYLAAGCKGGGTNFPRLRKPKDPKWCKFLDCEDETAKREGGITFRPIKGNAVFWENVRPDGSGWPETWHAAFPVEEGEKVGLNIWSWYQPPKGRWR